A genomic region of Streptomyces diastaticus subsp. diastaticus contains the following coding sequences:
- a CDS encoding GmrSD restriction endonuclease domain-containing protein, with product MHAQETTFSKLVQGEQQFQVPLYQRTYSWQREELRQLWADVLETVEDRQQGGAAGGHFLGSVVLAPERVAAGGMRRWLVVDGQQRMTTLMLAFTALRDQFRGRGEERRAAKINDLLLVNAYQDGLDRYRLLPTQADREAFTACLDTLPKAGGAGNVGAAYRFFGAVLADGAESGGAVWLDAVESVLGGCLSIVAITAAEGDNVYRIFESINNTGVGLSQSDLLRNYLFMYLPAKGEEVHRKWWLPMQELLGPDNLELLVWLDLVVAGNSRARQGDIYRDQKKRLEPLVDDEEALAGEIVRLAVRAERLMRVVEPAREPHPRMRTVLERLARWGGQVHYPLALHLLDLMDEGRATAEDAAAALAYAESYMVRRLLAGLSTTGSNRVFMELPRELGEDGSPAEAVRRLLSRHRTGPRAWPGDDTVREAIRTRPFYKSGRAGQRFQILRRLEESYGSSEPVDYALANLTVEHVLPQRPAQQWFDLLAEEAGDGESPEELHGLLVHTLGNLTLTGENAKLSNHPFRRKQELLDASALRMNQRIAAEERWGRAEIAARAEELADRAVRLWPGPLEGIARADDEWAGWRELRDILSAVPAGTWTSYGDLAAAIGTSAVAVGNHLAARTGLHCPYRVLTAGGRIAGGFRWGDDRYSGDPVKILEAEGVPFDGNGRASRAHRLTAADLAVLVGREASEESVPVPAARSAEQGGPGAAARFQALLRDHQPPEVVEGVLAVLRSWEESGGHHVYGKGNETSCLPMVEGRGPHGPRALWPVALYPVSGTVEVVFQHLKRRPPFDDEPTRRALLERFNAVEGVDLAEAKLDLRPSFPLEVLAGQGEAVRAVLEWFLHQVAPAGARRPPGGATARSGP from the coding sequence GTGCACGCTCAGGAAACCACGTTCAGCAAGCTCGTCCAGGGGGAGCAGCAGTTCCAGGTCCCCCTGTACCAGCGCACGTACAGCTGGCAGCGGGAAGAGCTGCGACAGTTGTGGGCCGACGTGCTCGAGACCGTCGAGGACCGGCAGCAGGGCGGCGCTGCCGGCGGGCACTTCCTCGGGTCGGTGGTGCTGGCTCCCGAGCGGGTCGCGGCCGGGGGCATGCGGCGCTGGCTCGTGGTCGACGGCCAGCAGCGGATGACCACACTCATGCTCGCCTTCACCGCTCTGCGCGACCAGTTCCGTGGCCGCGGGGAGGAGCGGAGGGCGGCGAAGATCAACGACCTGCTCCTGGTCAACGCCTATCAGGACGGCCTGGACCGTTACCGGCTGCTGCCGACCCAGGCCGACCGGGAGGCGTTCACCGCCTGCCTGGACACCCTGCCCAAGGCCGGTGGCGCGGGGAACGTGGGTGCCGCGTACCGCTTCTTCGGCGCGGTGCTGGCCGACGGCGCGGAGAGCGGCGGGGCGGTCTGGCTGGACGCCGTGGAATCCGTGCTGGGCGGCTGCCTGTCCATCGTCGCGATCACCGCGGCGGAGGGCGACAACGTCTACCGGATCTTCGAGTCGATCAACAACACGGGTGTGGGACTGAGCCAGAGCGACCTGCTGCGCAACTACCTCTTCATGTACCTGCCCGCCAAGGGGGAGGAGGTCCACCGCAAGTGGTGGCTGCCCATGCAGGAGCTGCTCGGCCCGGACAACCTCGAACTGCTGGTCTGGCTCGACCTGGTCGTCGCCGGCAACAGCCGGGCCCGCCAGGGCGACATCTACCGGGACCAGAAGAAGCGCCTGGAACCGCTGGTCGACGACGAGGAGGCGCTGGCGGGCGAGATCGTCCGCCTCGCCGTCCGCGCCGAGCGGCTGATGCGCGTCGTGGAACCCGCACGGGAGCCGCACCCGCGGATGCGTACCGTGCTGGAACGCCTGGCTCGGTGGGGTGGCCAGGTGCACTATCCGCTCGCCCTGCACCTCCTCGACCTGATGGACGAGGGCCGCGCCACGGCCGAGGACGCGGCGGCCGCGCTCGCCTACGCCGAGAGCTACATGGTGCGCCGGCTCCTCGCGGGCCTCTCCACGACGGGCAGCAACCGGGTGTTCATGGAACTCCCCAGGGAACTCGGCGAGGACGGCTCCCCGGCCGAGGCGGTGCGGCGCCTGCTGTCCCGCCACCGCACCGGCCCACGGGCCTGGCCCGGTGATGACACCGTCCGGGAGGCGATCCGCACCCGCCCATTCTACAAGAGCGGCCGTGCCGGCCAGCGCTTCCAGATCCTGCGCAGGCTGGAGGAGAGCTACGGGTCGAGCGAGCCGGTCGACTACGCCCTGGCGAACCTCACCGTCGAGCACGTCCTGCCGCAGCGCCCGGCCCAGCAGTGGTTCGACCTGCTGGCCGAGGAGGCCGGCGACGGCGAGAGCCCCGAGGAACTCCACGGCCTGCTCGTGCACACGCTCGGGAACCTGACCCTCACAGGGGAGAACGCGAAGCTGTCCAACCACCCGTTCCGCCGGAAGCAGGAACTGCTGGACGCCAGTGCCCTGCGGATGAACCAGCGGATCGCCGCCGAGGAGCGGTGGGGGCGCGCGGAGATCGCCGCCCGGGCCGAGGAACTGGCGGATCGCGCCGTGCGGCTGTGGCCGGGACCGCTGGAGGGGATCGCCCGGGCCGACGACGAGTGGGCGGGATGGCGGGAGCTGCGCGACATCCTGTCGGCCGTGCCGGCCGGCACGTGGACGTCGTACGGCGACCTGGCCGCGGCCATCGGCACCAGCGCCGTCGCCGTCGGGAACCACCTGGCCGCCAGGACCGGTCTGCACTGCCCCTACCGGGTGCTGACCGCGGGCGGACGGATCGCGGGCGGTTTCCGCTGGGGCGACGACCGGTACTCCGGCGACCCCGTGAAAATACTGGAGGCGGAAGGGGTTCCCTTCGACGGCAACGGGCGGGCGAGCAGAGCGCACCGCCTGACCGCCGCCGACCTCGCCGTGCTGGTGGGCCGTGAGGCGTCCGAGGAGAGTGTCCCCGTGCCGGCGGCCCGAAGCGCGGAGCAGGGTGGGCCGGGCGCGGCCGCCCGCTTCCAGGCGCTCCTCCGGGACCACCAGCCGCCCGAGGTCGTCGAGGGTGTGCTGGCCGTGCTCCGGTCCTGGGAGGAGTCGGGCGGCCACCACGTCTACGGCAAGGGCAACGAGACCAGTTGCCTCCCGATGGTGGAGGGCCGGGGACCGCACGGGCCGCGTGCCCTGTGGCCGGTCGCGCTCTACCCGGTGAGCGGCACCGTCGAGGTGGTGTTCCAGCACCTCAAGCGGCGGCCGCCCTTCGACGACGAGCCGACACGCCGTGCGCTGTTGGAGCGGTTCAACGCGGTGGAAGGCGTCGACCTGGCGGAGGCCAAACTCGACCTGCGCCCCTCCTTCCCCCTGGAGGTCCTCGCCGGCCAGGGCGAGGCCGTCCGGGCTGTCCTGGAGTGGTTCCTCCACCAGGTGGCGCCGGCCGGGGCCCGTCGCCCGCCGGGCGGGGCGACCGCGCGGTCCGGGCCCTGA
- a CDS encoding (2Fe-2S)-binding protein: protein MPADARAPAGAVTAALAEVAGLGGFFVLRAGGPNEGWHPLARSHAAGCTDLVAAVARRHRTREPRVGVSIAQLGHAARLWSPLLATAVLHGIVLDLTELQRADEGPALRLPRPAGWRVDSLDATAADALYAQAASHLLGLADGLRVKIAPRLLDGNSASALAEAARAVLTARPGAHGPLTALTTRLLVTGHLAGTGTLTTPGFAFRRRSCCLYHLAPNGSPCGDCVLARGAPER, encoded by the coding sequence CTGCCCGCCGACGCCCGGGCCCCGGCCGGCGCTGTCACCGCCGCACTGGCCGAAGTGGCCGGGCTCGGCGGCTTCTTCGTCCTGCGGGCCGGCGGTCCGAACGAGGGCTGGCATCCGCTCGCCCGTTCCCACGCCGCCGGATGCACCGACCTCGTCGCTGCCGTGGCGCGCCGCCACCGCACCCGGGAGCCGCGCGTCGGCGTCTCCATCGCCCAGCTCGGCCACGCGGCCCGCCTCTGGTCGCCACTCCTGGCCACCGCCGTGCTGCACGGCATCGTGCTGGACCTCACGGAACTCCAGCGGGCCGACGAGGGCCCCGCGCTGCGGCTGCCGCGTCCGGCCGGCTGGCGCGTCGACAGCCTGGACGCCACCGCCGCCGACGCCCTGTACGCGCAGGCGGCGTCGCACCTGCTGGGCCTGGCCGACGGTCTGCGCGTCAAGATCGCTCCGCGCCTGCTGGACGGCAACTCCGCCTCGGCGCTCGCCGAAGCAGCCCGCGCCGTGCTGACGGCCCGCCCCGGAGCGCACGGCCCGCTCACCGCCCTCACGACCAGGCTCCTGGTTACCGGACACCTGGCGGGAACCGGCACGCTCACCACCCCCGGCTTCGCCTTCCGCCGCCGCAGTTGCTGCCTCTACCACCTCGCGCCGAACGGCTCCCCGTGCGGCGACTGCGTCCTGGCGAGGGGCGCACCGGAGAGGTGA